The following proteins are encoded in a genomic region of Bacillus sp. FJAT-22090:
- a CDS encoding PstS family phosphate ABC transporter substrate-binding protein: protein MSFFEQVLSAVFILIGMFFLTFAVLFFTLIIGKISYVAFILTSGVVVYIFFVLLVFHFFQTKKRKVIFISFGIMAISLSTVPAIKYEYTKRIEMVDAEVNIYVYKPFSDSREVATLEEASTLQLKDQLPRMDGATALYPLYSAFVQATYPENDYYPYDSAVMVNTTPDAYDNLIYGKVDMIFVAAPSEAQLTKAKQQGKELELTPIGREAFVFFVNQKNKVNGLTMEQIKDIYSGKVTNWKEVGGADDSIRAFQRPADSGSQTALENLMGDTPIMEAPSEDIATGMGGIINEVAQYKNFKNAVGYTFRFYSTEMVGNEKIKLLEIDGIAPTKETIRSGDYPIASEFYIVTAGSDNPNVEKMIEWILSEQGQKLLEKAGYVPIAK, encoded by the coding sequence ATGTCATTTTTTGAACAAGTTTTAAGTGCAGTTTTTATTCTCATAGGAATGTTTTTTTTAACTTTTGCAGTGCTTTTCTTTACTTTAATTATTGGGAAAATATCGTATGTAGCGTTCATATTAACAAGTGGAGTTGTGGTATATATCTTTTTTGTTCTTCTTGTCTTTCATTTCTTCCAAACGAAAAAGCGGAAGGTGATTTTCATAAGCTTTGGAATAATGGCGATTTCATTAAGTACTGTTCCAGCTATTAAGTATGAATATACTAAACGAATTGAGATGGTGGATGCAGAAGTGAATATTTATGTCTATAAACCTTTTTCAGATTCACGAGAAGTAGCAACATTAGAAGAGGCTTCAACTTTGCAGCTTAAAGACCAGCTACCGAGAATGGACGGAGCAACAGCTTTATATCCCTTATACTCAGCATTTGTTCAGGCTACATATCCGGAAAATGACTATTATCCATATGATAGTGCAGTGATGGTTAATACAACACCGGACGCCTACGACAACTTGATTTACGGAAAGGTAGACATGATTTTTGTCGCAGCTCCTTCTGAAGCACAGCTCACTAAAGCAAAGCAACAAGGAAAAGAGCTGGAACTAACGCCAATAGGAAGAGAGGCTTTTGTATTTTTCGTCAATCAAAAAAATAAAGTAAATGGATTAACGATGGAGCAGATAAAGGATATATACTCTGGCAAAGTGACAAATTGGAAAGAGGTCGGAGGGGCAGATGATTCTATTCGTGCCTTTCAGCGCCCGGCAGATAGCGGAAGCCAAACAGCACTCGAAAACTTAATGGGGGACACTCCTATTATGGAGGCACCTTCAGAAGATATAGCTACAGGAATGGGCGGAATTATTAATGAAGTAGCCCAATATAAAAACTTTAAAAATGCAGTAGGCTACACCTTCCGTTTCTATTCGACTGAAATGGTAGGTAACGAGAAGATAAAACTATTAGAAATAGATGGTATAGCACCAACGAAAGAAACGATTCGATCAGGTGACTATCCAATTGCATCAGAGTTTTATATTGTAACAGCAGGTAGTGATAATCCTAACGTCGAGAAGATGATTGAATGGATACTTTCTGAGCAAGGGCAGAAGTTACTCGAGAAAGCTGGGTACGTTCCCATAGCAAAATGA
- a CDS encoding ABC transporter substrate-binding protein, translating into MKKNKFSFGFVALMLVLILALAACSSDGESEANSSDAKKELQVAYNAQPPTLDPLITTAVATRDVMRNVYETLLTLNENFEITPLLAESYEQSEDGKTITFKLRKDIKFHNGDVMTADDVVASMTRWVETTSLGKTSFKDSTFSKVDEETVTLEMPEAQFTALHMLADPGQAAVIAPKSTIESATAEGLTEFIGTGPYKLIEWKADQYVHLTKFEEYQSVDLPASGLAGKKEAFIDDIYFQFVTDASTRLAGIQSGEYDIANAISFDNAEQLATNSDVKNSVDHNGFNGVVFNKKSGFFENVVARQAVNAALNEEAILTAAFTSPEFYELEHGLMIKDQKEWYSEAGKEKYNQDDPEKAKELLKEAGYNGDEIVILSTRDYEDHYNAAVVVQQQLESIGMKVKLDIYDWATVLQKRADENAYDIFVTGFPTEPIPTKYVFLASSNEWPGWTNDPIIDDLLNKINTASSQEEAKQHFDALQEQFYEYLPMIKFGNKTTITTLRSDVKGMDFLQGIILWNVDKK; encoded by the coding sequence ATGAAAAAAAATAAGTTTAGCTTTGGTTTTGTGGCTTTAATGCTAGTACTGATTTTAGCTTTGGCAGCATGTTCTTCTGATGGAGAGTCTGAGGCAAATAGTTCTGATGCAAAGAAAGAATTACAAGTAGCTTATAATGCCCAACCTCCTACTCTTGATCCACTTATCACAACAGCGGTGGCTACTAGAGATGTAATGAGAAATGTATATGAGACATTGTTAACCCTAAATGAAAATTTTGAAATAACACCACTACTTGCAGAGTCGTATGAGCAAAGTGAAGATGGAAAAACAATTACTTTCAAGTTACGGAAGGATATTAAGTTTCATAATGGTGATGTGATGACAGCTGATGATGTTGTAGCTTCCATGACACGTTGGGTAGAAACAACCTCTTTAGGAAAAACTTCCTTTAAAGATTCTACTTTTTCAAAGGTAGATGAAGAAACAGTAACACTTGAAATGCCTGAAGCACAATTTACCGCTTTGCATATGTTAGCTGATCCGGGACAAGCAGCAGTTATAGCCCCAAAATCCACTATAGAATCTGCAACTGCAGAAGGTTTAACAGAATTCATCGGTACTGGTCCATATAAGTTAATTGAATGGAAAGCCGATCAATATGTTCATCTAACAAAATTTGAAGAATATCAATCTGTTGATCTACCTGCAAGTGGTTTAGCAGGAAAAAAAGAAGCATTCATTGATGATATTTACTTCCAATTTGTTACGGACGCATCTACAAGATTAGCAGGTATCCAATCAGGTGAATATGACATTGCAAATGCAATTTCTTTTGATAATGCCGAGCAACTTGCTACCAATAGTGATGTGAAAAATTCAGTAGATCACAATGGCTTTAATGGTGTTGTATTTAATAAGAAATCTGGTTTCTTTGAAAATGTTGTTGCACGTCAAGCTGTTAATGCAGCCTTAAACGAAGAAGCAATCTTAACAGCCGCCTTTACAAGTCCAGAATTTTATGAATTAGAGCACGGCTTAATGATTAAAGATCAAAAAGAGTGGTATAGCGAAGCTGGGAAAGAGAAATACAATCAAGATGACCCTGAAAAAGCAAAAGAATTGCTAAAAGAAGCTGGATATAATGGGGATGAAATCGTAATTCTTTCAACTCGTGACTACGAAGATCATTATAATGCTGCAGTAGTAGTTCAGCAGCAACTTGAAAGTATAGGAATGAAAGTAAAACTAGATATTTATGATTGGGCAACTGTATTGCAAAAAAGAGCAGATGAAAATGCATATGACATTTTTGTTACAGGTTTCCCTACAGAGCCTATTCCAACTAAGTACGTTTTCTTAGCTTCTTCTAATGAATGGCCAGGTTGGACAAACGATCCAATTATTGATGATTTATTAAATAAAATTAATACTGCAAGTTCTCAAGAAGAAGCAAAACAACATTTTGATGCTTTACAAGAACAATTTTACGAATATTTACCAATGATTAAATTCGGTAACAAAACAACCATCACAACCCTACGTTCTGATGTAAAAGGTATGGATTTCCTTCAAGGAATCATTCTTTGGAATGTAGATAAGAAGTAA
- a CDS encoding AEC family transporter — MVYLGMVFFQVVAPILIMLGIGATLQIKFQFNLKALSNLITYCLMPAAVFVNIYETKVNASVMAEIVLYLVIFSICLMILGTVVSKLLKLNRNQAAIYKNSIVLINSGNYGIPVSQMLFVANPLGTSIQIIIVIFQNIITYTYGLYNLISSTKSGLDILRSLLRLPLVHALIIGAVMNIWNIGIPISLRIPLDYLANAFISIALITLGAQLAQLDIKTIFNKVILTSTVGRLVLGPMLAFGLIMVMDIDGVVAQSLFIASAFPTSRNSSTLALEYDIEPNLAAQIVLFSTVVSCITVTIVIYLSKVLWG, encoded by the coding sequence ATGGTTTATTTAGGGATGGTGTTTTTTCAAGTTGTTGCGCCTATTCTGATCATGTTGGGAATAGGAGCAACTTTACAGATCAAGTTTCAATTTAATTTGAAGGCTTTATCGAATTTAATCACGTACTGCTTAATGCCAGCAGCAGTCTTTGTTAATATTTATGAAACAAAAGTAAACGCTTCTGTAATGGCTGAAATTGTTTTGTACCTAGTGATTTTTAGTATTTGTTTAATGATTTTGGGGACAGTTGTTAGCAAACTACTAAAATTAAATAGAAATCAGGCGGCTATTTATAAAAATAGCATTGTGCTCATTAACTCTGGGAACTATGGGATTCCAGTCAGTCAGATGCTATTCGTAGCTAATCCTCTTGGTACTTCTATTCAAATTATTATCGTGATTTTCCAAAACATTATTACCTATACATACGGTTTATATAATTTAATATCTTCTACAAAGTCTGGGTTGGATATTTTACGTAGCTTATTACGCCTGCCGCTTGTACATGCGTTAATCATTGGAGCAGTGATGAACATATGGAATATAGGTATTCCCATTTCTTTGCGGATACCATTGGATTACTTGGCAAATGCATTTATTTCTATTGCACTTATTACATTGGGAGCCCAGTTAGCTCAGCTCGATATTAAAACAATATTTAACAAGGTTATATTAACAAGCACAGTTGGAAGGTTAGTACTAGGCCCGATGCTTGCGTTTGGTTTAATCATGGTGATGGATATTGATGGTGTAGTAGCACAATCCTTATTCATAGCAAGTGCATTCCCAACTTCTCGAAATAGCTCTACACTTGCACTGGAGTATGATATTGAGCCAAATTTAGCGGCACAGATTGTATTATTTTCAACGGTTGTTAGCTGCATTACCGTGACAATCGTTATTTATTTATCAAAAGTTTTGTGGGGGTAA
- a CDS encoding ABC transporter permease has translation MLATQLKYDLLMFTREIFYLVFTVVVPPATYIFMGQLYGDQTYGANLSYAQTYTPSFILLITFTVVFFAYGFDQVMQRTTGIEKRISLSPVPRKTLLLSSILRSIIITSLGYVFIYSIGLLMYDLQFHLREALSSYGFFILINAALLILASAIYSFFQNMNSALVFSIVLFQIVMLTGGFAIPINMMPKFVQVIADVNPLYHINNLFIAVWNGQLNFGHSTLLSIGYIVALILVSIITLRIQNRRKMI, from the coding sequence ATGTTAGCTACACAATTAAAATATGATTTATTAATGTTCACAAGAGAAATCTTTTATTTAGTTTTCACCGTTGTCGTTCCACCTGCTACGTATATATTTATGGGGCAATTATATGGGGATCAAACATATGGCGCAAACTTAAGCTATGCCCAAACCTATACCCCCTCCTTTATCTTACTCATTACTTTTACGGTTGTATTTTTCGCTTATGGTTTTGACCAAGTAATGCAACGGACGACTGGCATCGAGAAAAGAATTAGTCTATCTCCTGTTCCAAGAAAAACGCTATTACTTTCCAGTATTCTCCGCTCCATTATTATTACAAGCCTTGGATATGTGTTTATATATTCGATAGGTTTGCTTATGTATGATTTACAGTTTCATTTGCGGGAGGCTCTGTCATCCTATGGGTTTTTCATTTTAATCAATGCTGCGCTTCTTATCTTGGCATCTGCTATTTATTCGTTCTTTCAAAATATGAATAGTGCCCTTGTATTTTCGATCGTCCTCTTCCAAATCGTTATGCTTACTGGTGGATTTGCGATTCCTATCAACATGATGCCAAAGTTTGTGCAAGTTATTGCGGACGTTAACCCTTTGTATCATATAAACAATTTGTTTATCGCAGTTTGGAATGGGCAGCTTAACTTTGGCCACAGCACCCTCCTTTCCATCGGTTATATCGTTGCATTAATTCTTGTTTCTATAATAACTTTGAGAATACAAAACAGACGAAAAATGATATAG
- a CDS encoding ABC1 kinase family protein, producing the protein MIYAKLFIQMIVVAICIYFVSGRLMGTQIKFTKRILSVVLSVSLTSFVYWYSYLRYTDYLNESMVTAVTNASTLIWIASMLLITMLLYLFFELFSPLELDERRNRHTNQKFFLKRVRNQWRQQKRLRQVVQIGLTNGFTRALKYARHRENDRQLAIAFREILEQSGGIFIKFGQVLSTRKELFSEAFIEELGSLQQNVKPLTEEQVKSILQRSLPYSLESVFSYFDMKPIAAASIGQVHKAILRRNNEEVVVKLLRPDVKDIMRDDLNILVDFADWVCSKSTWAESLGFRELAIGFADGLREEVNFDIEVRNTIQITNALVESQYKVKIPRVYTEFSNKCMIVSEYVHGQSVAVGDDLFYDLEIDRREFARTVLYSFMEQMLVSGIFHADPHPGNIFIDKKDGLPILLDFGAVGRLAAPQQEGMKLLLLGIRQNDASILYDGVMLLIEDADHSEREDIEQALGQILLKISYVDRVPTEQLIQSLFEVVRDFGLSFYPSVGLALRSLITLDGTLRIIKPDFDIFVEGKEYSKQYIESLLKKPFKEPGATKDFIEEELTMIIPTLRKIPSRIDRLVQRVESGKIILHHDIFSDRKNADFVTQLFSRFVLLLVGITFGIISVALLAIAQFVYEAYTVYLNTAAYVGLFLCAILLVRLSIQAIRDMKRSNN; encoded by the coding sequence ATGATTTATGCAAAGCTATTTATACAAATGATTGTAGTAGCAATTTGTATTTATTTTGTTAGTGGACGGTTAATGGGCACCCAGATAAAGTTCACTAAGCGTATATTGTCGGTTGTTCTTAGCGTGTCCTTAACCTCTTTTGTGTATTGGTATTCTTATTTACGTTATACGGATTATTTGAATGAAAGTATGGTCACTGCAGTTACGAATGCAAGCACACTTATTTGGATTGCTAGTATGCTGTTGATCACGATGTTACTTTATCTGTTTTTTGAGTTATTTTCCCCACTTGAATTGGATGAAAGAAGAAATAGACATACCAATCAAAAGTTTTTTCTCAAACGCGTTCGAAACCAATGGCGTCAACAGAAAAGACTGCGCCAAGTCGTTCAAATTGGTCTTACAAATGGTTTTACAAGAGCATTAAAATACGCTCGACATCGAGAAAATGACCGTCAGTTAGCGATTGCCTTCCGAGAAATATTAGAGCAGTCAGGCGGGATCTTCATCAAGTTTGGTCAAGTGTTATCTACGAGAAAGGAACTCTTTTCAGAAGCATTCATCGAGGAGCTTGGCTCATTACAGCAAAATGTGAAGCCTTTGACGGAGGAACAGGTGAAGTCAATTCTGCAAAGAAGCCTGCCTTATAGTTTAGAAAGTGTATTTTCCTATTTTGATATGAAGCCAATTGCAGCTGCATCGATTGGACAAGTACATAAAGCGATTTTAAGAAGAAATAATGAGGAAGTCGTCGTCAAATTGTTACGTCCTGATGTGAAAGATATAATGCGTGACGATTTAAATATATTAGTTGATTTTGCGGATTGGGTTTGTAGTAAATCAACTTGGGCAGAAAGTTTAGGATTTCGAGAGCTCGCAATCGGGTTTGCTGATGGTTTACGAGAGGAAGTAAACTTCGATATAGAAGTACGCAACACGATACAAATTACAAATGCGCTTGTGGAAAGTCAGTATAAAGTGAAGATACCACGTGTTTACACAGAATTTAGTAACAAATGTATGATTGTTTCTGAATATGTTCATGGTCAAAGTGTAGCGGTTGGTGATGACTTATTTTATGACTTAGAGATCGATAGAAGAGAATTTGCTCGAACAGTACTTTATTCATTCATGGAGCAAATGCTAGTTTCCGGTATATTCCATGCCGATCCACATCCAGGGAATATTTTTATAGATAAAAAAGATGGCCTTCCAATATTACTAGATTTCGGTGCAGTCGGTCGACTGGCGGCTCCCCAGCAAGAAGGGATGAAACTACTATTACTTGGGATTCGGCAAAATGATGCGAGCATACTGTACGATGGAGTGATGTTACTTATCGAGGATGCAGACCATTCAGAACGAGAAGATATTGAACAAGCATTAGGTCAAATATTATTGAAGATTTCTTATGTGGATCGTGTTCCTACAGAACAACTGATTCAATCTCTATTTGAAGTTGTCCGTGATTTCGGGTTGTCCTTTTATCCATCCGTGGGACTTGCACTTCGCTCTCTTATCACATTAGATGGTACATTACGCATTATTAAACCAGATTTTGATATTTTCGTAGAAGGAAAAGAGTACTCTAAACAGTATATAGAGTCCTTATTGAAAAAACCGTTCAAAGAACCTGGTGCTACAAAGGATTTTATTGAAGAAGAGCTGACTATGATCATCCCAACGCTTCGTAAAATTCCAAGTAGAATAGACCGTCTCGTTCAGCGTGTGGAAAGTGGAAAAATCATCCTACATCATGATATTTTCTCGGATAGGAAAAATGCAGACTTTGTTACGCAACTGTTTTCCCGTTTTGTCTTATTACTTGTCGGTATCACATTTGGGATTATTTCCGTAGCACTGTTAGCAATTGCCCAATTTGTATATGAAGCGTATACGGTATATTTAAATACAGCAGCTTATGTTGGTTTATTTCTATGTGCGATACTACTTGTCAGACTATCCATCCAAGCTATTCGAGATATGAAACGAAGTAATAATTAA
- a CDS encoding LytTR family DNA-binding domain-containing protein, whose product MKVSLNIDDDFKETKVTIETPKLDDSVQELLDYIKGQETEFLVGKVREMQHILKPSDIHYFHTEKEAVIAVTTSGSYKLKEKLYELEEILPSNKFIRLSKSVIANLHELSRFEASFNGTLCVHFKSGAKEYVSRTYVNTIKEALKMNRRKSV is encoded by the coding sequence TTGAAAGTTTCATTGAATATTGATGATGATTTTAAAGAGACGAAAGTTACAATTGAAACGCCTAAATTGGATGATTCCGTCCAAGAGTTACTTGATTATATAAAAGGGCAAGAAACAGAATTCCTTGTAGGAAAAGTGAGAGAAATGCAGCATATTTTAAAACCTTCGGATATTCACTACTTCCATACAGAAAAAGAAGCAGTCATCGCGGTTACTACTTCTGGTTCCTATAAATTAAAAGAAAAACTTTATGAACTCGAGGAAATTCTTCCTTCTAATAAATTTATCCGCCTATCGAAATCCGTTATAGCAAACCTACATGAATTGAGTCGATTTGAAGCATCATTCAATGGCACCCTATGTGTGCATTTCAAATCAGGTGCAAAGGAATATGTTTCCCGAACCTATGTAAACACGATTAAAGAAGCATTAAAGATGAATAGGAGGAAAAGTGTATGA
- a CDS encoding ABC transporter ATP-binding protein encodes MNIIDVRNFKKSYGQNNVLQDVNFQAKAGDIIGVIGKNGAGKSTFLEILMTIKQYDAGNVVVLNEDIQSLSITQLEYIRKQISVVLQPTQFYKTLKVEELLKLFKAYYQSPVDIKQIIADFKLEPHRKKYFDKLSGRWKQIVSLAIAFLSEPRLLILDEPTTGLDPHMRNLLWSYITDYNKRTRGTVILTTHNMDEIELYCDKVMLINNGISEVFDTTQNILATGYKSIHAFYLAKVSI; translated from the coding sequence ATGAATATAATTGACGTTCGTAATTTTAAAAAATCTTATGGACAAAACAATGTTTTACAAGACGTAAATTTTCAAGCAAAAGCAGGTGATATTATAGGGGTCATCGGTAAGAATGGAGCAGGAAAATCAACTTTTCTTGAGATTCTGATGACGATTAAACAATATGATGCTGGTAATGTAGTCGTATTAAATGAAGATATACAGTCTCTATCTATTACCCAATTGGAGTATATTCGAAAACAAATATCTGTCGTTTTGCAGCCCACACAATTTTATAAAACGTTAAAAGTAGAAGAATTACTGAAATTATTCAAAGCGTACTATCAATCACCCGTTGATATTAAACAAATCATTGCAGATTTCAAATTAGAGCCCCACCGAAAGAAATACTTTGATAAGCTCTCTGGCAGATGGAAGCAAATAGTTAGTTTAGCAATAGCATTTTTGTCTGAACCAAGACTTCTTATATTAGACGAACCAACTACAGGACTTGATCCACATATGCGAAATCTCCTTTGGTCGTATATTACCGATTACAACAAACGTACAAGAGGCACTGTCATTTTAACCACACATAATATGGATGAAATCGAATTGTACTGCGATAAAGTGATGCTGATTAACAATGGAATCAGTGAGGTTTTTGACACTACCCAAAATATTCTAGCTACAGGCTATAAATCTATTCATGCGTTTTATCTTGCGAAAGTTTCCATTTGA
- a CDS encoding biotin transporter BioY produces the protein MILASLFAALMGIGANITSILPFFIIAGVPITFQPVVSLLAGALLGKKYGPLSMIIYLFIGLAGIPVFARFSGGISAILSPTFGFLLAFILVAWVTGVMVEKSKSFRMLLISSFVGTVITYLIGTNWMYIAYKLWFTAPTGFDYQMAWTFMLVPLPKDLALSVLSAMISYKVLRAFPAHTQTNLKHEVIG, from the coding sequence ATGATTTTGGCATCCTTATTTGCAGCGTTAATGGGAATTGGAGCGAATATAACATCCATTCTTCCTTTTTTTATTATCGCCGGAGTTCCTATTACTTTTCAGCCGGTCGTTAGTTTGCTTGCCGGTGCTTTGCTTGGAAAAAAATATGGACCATTGTCTATGATTATTTATTTATTCATTGGTTTAGCAGGTATTCCAGTGTTTGCAAGATTCAGCGGAGGGATAAGTGCGATTCTAAGTCCAACGTTTGGATTTTTGTTGGCATTTATACTCGTGGCTTGGGTTACAGGTGTAATGGTAGAAAAAAGTAAGTCGTTCCGGATGCTTTTAATTTCTTCCTTTGTGGGGACAGTCATTACCTATTTGATTGGAACAAACTGGATGTACATAGCCTATAAACTTTGGTTTACTGCTCCGACAGGTTTTGATTACCAAATGGCTTGGACTTTTATGCTAGTGCCATTACCAAAGGACTTAGCATTATCGGTACTTTCCGCAATGATTTCTTATAAAGTGCTTCGAGCTTTTCCAGCACATACACAAACAAATCTAAAACATGAGGTGATTGGATGA
- a CDS encoding DUF3021 domain-containing protein yields MKTFLFRSMIGIFFGAFLAVLFTNLIVLFGEQEMIDGQLFLKYSLGSIFCGWFFTVSPLYFENPKLRLAQQTGLHFLTVVVLYFILAFGIGWVPFEWSSFFSAIVLFAGFYLIFWTAFYLYFRNQAKKLNDELDLL; encoded by the coding sequence ATGAAGACCTTTCTTTTTCGAAGCATGATTGGCATTTTCTTTGGGGCTTTCTTAGCCGTCCTATTTACTAATTTAATAGTACTTTTTGGAGAACAAGAGATGATAGATGGGCAACTATTTTTGAAGTATTCGCTAGGTTCTATTTTTTGTGGATGGTTTTTCACGGTGAGCCCTCTCTATTTTGAAAATCCAAAATTGCGTTTAGCCCAACAGACAGGACTACATTTTCTAACCGTTGTCGTACTGTATTTTATTTTAGCGTTTGGAATAGGCTGGGTGCCATTTGAATGGTCTAGCTTCTTCTCCGCAATTGTATTATTTGCTGGATTTTATTTAATTTTTTGGACAGCCTTCTATCTTTATTTCCGTAACCAAGCAAAAAAATTAAATGACGAATTGGATTTACTCTAG
- a CDS encoding nucleoside hydrolase, protein MKKPVYLNHDGGVDDLISLFLLLQMEEVELIGVGVIPADCYLEPAQYASRKIIDRFGQGKQVEVALSNSRPVNPFPKDWRMHAFYVDALPVLNEFDLKTGVVDEPAHIHLVNKLNASTEKVTLLFVGPLTDLARALEIAPEIEEKIEKLVWMGGTFLEKGNVEEPEHDGTAEWNAFWDPEAVATVWNSNINIDLVALESTNKVPLTNDIRKMWARQRENLGVDFLGQCYAAVPSLVHFQTNSTYFLWDVLTTATIGHEDLVEKKTVNCIAIASGASQGKTELNENGRPVHLVYDVDHDVFFDYITQLAKKSVLNK, encoded by the coding sequence TTGAAAAAGCCTGTTTACTTAAATCACGATGGTGGGGTAGATGATTTAATCTCACTATTTTTATTATTACAAATGGAAGAAGTAGAATTAATCGGTGTTGGTGTTATTCCAGCTGATTGTTATTTAGAACCAGCACAATATGCGAGTCGAAAAATTATTGACCGTTTTGGACAGGGTAAACAAGTTGAGGTTGCTCTTTCAAATTCTCGTCCTGTGAATCCCTTCCCTAAGGATTGGCGTATGCACGCGTTTTATGTAGATGCATTACCAGTCTTGAATGAATTCGATTTAAAAACGGGTGTTGTGGATGAACCCGCCCACATTCATTTAGTAAATAAATTAAATGCCTCTACTGAAAAAGTCACATTACTTTTCGTAGGTCCATTAACAGATTTAGCTCGTGCGCTTGAAATTGCACCAGAAATTGAAGAAAAAATCGAGAAGCTTGTTTGGATGGGCGGTACATTCCTTGAAAAAGGAAATGTTGAAGAGCCTGAACATGACGGAACAGCTGAATGGAATGCATTCTGGGATCCGGAAGCTGTTGCAACAGTTTGGAATTCGAATATCAACATTGATTTAGTAGCCCTAGAAAGTACGAATAAAGTACCTCTTACAAACGACATTCGTAAAATGTGGGCAAGACAACGTGAGAATCTAGGTGTTGATTTCTTAGGACAATGCTATGCAGCCGTACCATCTCTAGTTCATTTTCAAACTAATTCAACTTACTTTTTGTGGGATGTGTTAACAACTGCCACTATTGGCCATGAAGATTTAGTGGAGAAAAAGACTGTTAACTGTATTGCGATTGCAAGTGGTGCAAGTCAAGGTAAAACTGAACTAAATGAAAACGGTCGCCCTGTTCATCTCGTATACGATGTAGACCACGATGTATTTTTTGATTACATCACACAATTAGCAAAAAAATCAGTTCTAAACAAATAA
- the bioB gene encoding biotin synthase BioB codes for MNWNVLAENVLNGHQLTDQECLDFLQADSKETLAQLDAAYKIRHHFYGNDVKLNMLINTKSGLCPENCRYCSQSSESNAPIEKYRMMTKDEIVEGAKRAAELGAGTFCIVASGRGPSRHELATVKEAAREIKETLPLKLCGCLGILAENQAEELKEAGIDRYNHNINTSEDFHDNIVSTHTFDDRVGTVEKVKQAGISPCSGVIIGMGESLENIISMMRSLHSLDADSVPINFLHAIEGTAFENKTPMTPMWCLRIVAFARFMLPTKEIRIAGGRELNLRSLQPMAMYAANSIFLGDYLTTSGQEAEKDLKMIEDLGFTIEKDAFATSAEHFETSVL; via the coding sequence ATGAACTGGAATGTACTAGCAGAAAATGTGTTAAACGGCCATCAGCTGACGGATCAGGAATGTCTTGATTTTTTACAGGCAGATAGTAAAGAAACACTTGCTCAACTGGATGCAGCATATAAAATCAGACATCATTTTTACGGCAATGATGTTAAATTGAATATGCTCATTAATACGAAGTCAGGGCTTTGTCCCGAAAACTGCCGTTACTGTTCCCAATCATCCGAATCAAATGCCCCAATTGAAAAATATAGAATGATGACGAAGGACGAAATTGTAGAAGGGGCAAAACGAGCTGCTGAATTAGGGGCAGGTACTTTTTGTATTGTAGCAAGTGGTCGTGGTCCAAGTAGACATGAGTTAGCAACAGTCAAAGAAGCAGCTAGGGAAATAAAAGAAACATTGCCACTAAAGTTATGTGGCTGCCTTGGAATACTTGCAGAAAACCAAGCGGAGGAACTTAAAGAAGCTGGGATTGATCGCTACAATCATAATATTAATACATCGGAAGATTTTCATGACAATATCGTTTCCACTCATACATTCGACGACCGAGTTGGCACCGTTGAAAAAGTAAAACAGGCAGGCATCTCCCCTTGTTCCGGTGTAATAATTGGAATGGGTGAATCTTTGGAGAATATTATTAGTATGATGCGTTCCCTTCACTCTCTGGATGCAGATTCTGTCCCGATTAATTTCCTACATGCGATAGAAGGAACAGCTTTTGAAAACAAAACACCAATGACACCGATGTGGTGCTTACGAATTGTGGCATTTGCAAGGTTCATGCTACCTACAAAAGAAATACGCATTGCAGGTGGTCGAGAGCTTAACTTGCGTTCTCTACAACCAATGGCTATGTATGCGGCAAATTCTATTTTTCTTGGAGACTACTTAACAACTTCTGGTCAAGAAGCAGAGAAAGATTTAAAGATGATTGAAGACTTAGGATTTACAATTGAAAAGGACGCGTTCGCAACAAGCGCTGAACATTTCGAAACGAGTGTACTTTAA